The stretch of DNA GTCAATGGTCGGGAAAGTATATACGTAGATGCTATGTATGGCTCTCCTGTGAGGTACGATTTTCAAAGAATTCGCCACTTGGGACAAGAACGCCTTTTTCTTCATAAGGTCAAACGTAAATACGCTCCTAATCTACGCTATGATTATGAACGATACGAGACAGAGTACGATAAGAAAAAGGCTGCCCGCATTATTAAAAAAAGCTATCCGGAAGGCCGCTTTGTCCAGGCTGATTATTACGATAGAGGAAGAAGCTACGTTCATGGACGCGAGGTATATTTTAAGGATCGTGGAGACAATCGCTACAGCAGGGTGAAAAGGTTACTAAGGCCTTTGGCCCCCAACGGGGAGAGTGCGGAGGAGTATAGTTTCGTCTATAATGTTAAGTGTAAGGAAGGGCAGCTGGAGGGAAGTGCGCATGTTTTTGACGCTCATGGAGTGTTAAAAATTTATCACTTTTCGAAGTCTCGCCTCAATAACGTCAAGAGTTTCTATACCTACAAGGGTGTAAAAAATTCATCGATCTACCGATCCGAAGTTTTTCTGTGGGGAGATGGAAAACACGGCTGTCCCGAGGGCTTTTATGCCGGCAGAATTGTTGGTGACCTAGTTGGTGGAGTTGTTGGAACTTTCCTTGAATACGACTCCTTTGGCAACATCTCAAAAGAAACGTTGAGCGGAACGCTGACAGGAGTCAAAGAATGTCTTTTCCGATCCAAAGCGGATACCTTAGCGAAAGGAGCGGAGTGTTATAGCAAGCAGATGTTTCATAGCCAGGATGGCTCGAATCTTCTGATCGAAGAGTTTGACTTCAGAAAAAAAATACTCTATCGCTACCTGGAGGGAACCAATCTTGTTTCTGCTCGTTTTGAAAGCGACCACGAGAAAATCCGGAAGAGGGAGTTCTTCTTTTATGATGAAAACGGATTTAAAACAGGCGAAATTCAAGACGATGGTGAGACAGAAGATCCAGATTCCCTGACCGGTGTGACGGAACGCCATGTCGTTGAATATCGCCTGACAAATTCCTATCCATTCGGACTTCCTGCAGAAGTGGTCTTCCGCTCGCTCGATTTAGAGACAGGTCAACTCTGTCAGCTTAAACGAATCAAAAATAGCTTTTCAGACCAGGGGCGGCTGCTTAAAGAAGACCTATACGATTCGCAAGATGCGTATGTGTCAACTAAAGAGTGGCGATATAATGGGTTTGGTCAGGTTGTCTTTGAGAAGAATGCTGAGGGTGAGGTCGTTGAGCGCTCATATGATGCCAACGGAAATCTTACGGAAGAGATCGGACCTCTGCCAGGATATAGCAAACGATATACTTACGACTTTTGCAATCGACTGATCAAGGAAGAGGAAATCTTAGCTGATGCAGGGGTGGTTTTGGCTAAGAATTATCGCTATAACCTTAAAAGCGAGCGGATCGAAGAGAGTGATTTTTCGGGCAATGTCACTCGGTACGAATACGACGAGCTGGGACGTTGTATCGCTGCGACAGTTCCTTCATTTTTCACTGAGTCAGGTACAGCGGTTGTACAAACCAAGACCATGTATGACGTCATGGACAATCCGATCACCCAAATAGATGCCAAGGGAGGGGTCACCGAATGCAAATACACAGCGCGCGGCAAGCCTTATTACAAAAAAAATGCCGACGGCACTGAAGAAAGAACCTACTTTGACCTTGATGGAACCTTACGAGAGAGCGTTGATATTTACGGCAATAAAACGGTGATCGAATCCGATTACTTGGGCAGACCGACAAAGAAAAGTGTCTACTCGCCTGCGGGAGAGCTCTTAAAAGCAAATACGTACACATACAATGCTTTTCATCTTCTAAAAGAAACAGATCCTAATGGTTGTGAAACTAGGTTTTTCTATGACTACGCCGGCCGGTTGGTGCGTAAAGAACGAGGGAGCTCGATTGAAGAGTATGCCTATGACAACCTTTCCCGCCCTTATAAAACCACCGTCTGGACAGAGGAAGGCGAGGCCATTGTTAAGGTGTGTGTATACGATCTTAAAGACAGAGTCATCGAAGAGAGGATGGAGACGCTCGACGGCGTTGTTCAATCCCGCATTTGTACGGAGTATAACGCTCTTGATAAGAAACTTCGGGAGAGAGTGTGGGTCGATGACAGAGAGGCTGTCACATGCTATAAATACAATTCCCGGGGTGATCTGATCGAGACGACAAACGCTGAAGGCTTCATCACTCGCATAGAGTATGATTTTTCCTATGTGGATGACAAAGGGGAGCGCGGAATCCGCGTAAGCACAATTGACCCCAAGGGCCTTTTGACGATTGTCGACAAAAACCCGTTAGGTCTTGAAAAACGTATCGAAAAGAGAAACTCTCTAGGTGAGACACTTCAGCTCTCCGAGATTTTCTATAACTGCTATGGCGAAAAGGTAAAACGGCAGGAGACGGTTTTTTTCCAGGGCAAAGCTTTGAAAAAGATCGCTACTGCGTGGGGATATGATTCTTGTGGACGGCTCACGCATCTGATCGAGGCTCAAGGGTCTAACGACGAAAAAATAATATGCATTGATTACAACTCGAAAGGTCAAAAAGTTGCAGTTACCCGCTCAAGCGGGAGGAAAATTCTCTACGAGTACGACACTTTAGGTCGGCTTTCCCGCTGGTTTGCCGACGATCAGACATTTGACTATCATTACCGTTATGATGCGATGGATAATCCCGTCACTGTTTTTGATGCTCTATATCAAACAACGATGCATAAAACATTTGATTTGCAAAACCGTCAGGTGGCAGAGGAGCAGCCTTCCGGTATTGTCCGTTATGCCTACGATGGTGCGGGGCGCGTTGTTTGCCTTACCCTTCCGGACAACTCTTCCGTGGAATATAGCTATGAAGGGACGCTTATCCGTGCCATCAGGCGTTTTAGCAGTTCAGGAGAGGAGAGCTACCGCTTCGAAGTAAACTCGTATGATGGTCGGGGAAAGCTCACTTCCTGCAGACTACCTCTTGACGCGGGAGAGATCACCTGCTCCTATGACCTGATGGGGCGCACCCGCTCTATTGTCTCATCGCACTATCGCGAAGAGCTCTCCGCTTATGACGAAGCAGGGAATCTTTTGAAT from Estrella lausannensis encodes:
- a CDS encoding RHS repeat-associated core domain-containing protein, which codes for MIALFTALLVLIPSFATSENSKEHFDLANFRGAPSATVGGHVNVITGDFTDHEVDFVSPGGQSEPFVLDRVYSSSQLENGTLSTSWNINFNHSAKYMRKVTERNYHDKAILAKNYFLVADGKGAILKYRGLHGHVHPNGGYRIQDKLWKKGLTNLTGDGISGQTNVKNSEAWINTRTATLRLANNDVLDFKAVRKQLEDPNRIVPTDLEIAYIPTKKTKRNRTVEVYCFDEGNDITLRKVNLYGSSGQRINMVGFVNGRESIYVDAMYGSPVRYDFQRIRHLGQERLFLHKVKRKYAPNLRYDYERYETEYDKKKAARIIKKSYPEGRFVQADYYDRGRSYVHGREVYFKDRGDNRYSRVKRLLRPLAPNGESAEEYSFVYNVKCKEGQLEGSAHVFDAHGVLKIYHFSKSRLNNVKSFYTYKGVKNSSIYRSEVFLWGDGKHGCPEGFYAGRIVGDLVGGVVGTFLEYDSFGNISKETLSGTLTGVKECLFRSKADTLAKGAECYSKQMFHSQDGSNLLIEEFDFRKKILYRYLEGTNLVSARFESDHEKIRKREFFFYDENGFKTGEIQDDGETEDPDSLTGVTERHVVEYRLTNSYPFGLPAEVVFRSLDLETGQLCQLKRIKNSFSDQGRLLKEDLYDSQDAYVSTKEWRYNGFGQVVFEKNAEGEVVERSYDANGNLTEEIGPLPGYSKRYTYDFCNRLIKEEEILADAGVVLAKNYRYNLKSERIEESDFSGNVTRYEYDELGRCIAATVPSFFTESGTAVVQTKTMYDVMDNPITQIDAKGGVTECKYTARGKPYYKKNADGTEERTYFDLDGTLRESVDIYGNKTVIESDYLGRPTKKSVYSPAGELLKANTYTYNAFHLLKETDPNGCETRFFYDYAGRLVRKERGSSIEEYAYDNLSRPYKTTVWTEEGEAIVKVCVYDLKDRVIEERMETLDGVVQSRICTEYNALDKKLRERVWVDDREAVTCYKYNSRGDLIETTNAEGFITRIEYDFSYVDDKGERGIRVSTIDPKGLLTIVDKNPLGLEKRIEKRNSLGETLQLSEIFYNCYGEKVKRQETVFFQGKALKKIATAWGYDSCGRLTHLIEAQGSNDEKIICIDYNSKGQKVAVTRSSGRKILYEYDTLGRLSRWFADDQTFDYHYRYDAMDNPVTVFDALYQTTMHKTFDLQNRQVAEEQPSGIVRYAYDGAGRVVCLTLPDNSSVEYSYEGTLIRAIRRFSSSGEESYRFEVNSYDGRGKLTSCRLPLDAGEITCSYDLMGRTRSIVSSHYREELSAYDEAGNLLNRTFEDRYGSVKESFLYDELDQLIEEKGAVCRSYVFDSLHNRVEEDGSINSINDLNQILERKDRSYRYDLDGNLIELIKPDAVYRFSYDAAGRMTSFTDGIETVSYRYDEQHRRTHKLHAGGVTRYLYQGQNELGSLDGAYELRILSGLGLGAEIGSAIAIEREAKILVPIHDHIGNITCLVDASTREIAYSARYGAFGNILEESGDKSSWGFSSKRLDRETGLIFFGRRYYDPESGRFITKDPLGDREGPNLYAYVANNPLMFVDLYGLYAAGAGSFDD